Proteins from one Sulfurovum sp. TSL1 genomic window:
- a CDS encoding DUF4139 domain-containing protein has product MKFTTSLSILLLSGSMSYASSLAVYQDHTFYRFIPKNNFIGFSKGVKAKCEGRTLPLDMSLSCPSDDRLCQVLSGLKDAEQKVEAVRQNSKFLGQLASLPRPATVDAGLMIESAKELGEAQAKLLREEKDLRQEAEMKERVFDKQAPVRLAIETAKRCDKEVELTLPHGYVSFSTAYEADINDEKEVRVTQTLSITNRSGIDIEAERAMFYYRSAHQTVYPTHFYPWIVSKYEPRPPIAVQKAMKKRAQMDMLMNTEQREVLSAPTVSYEDAREYKVEKLLLPSTGVPLDVKVLEWKAPLSCEVRAYPYTDTKAFHVCSFEPKYQIEQNQWKVKSSDEVINEKALGEYREGKYDLYTKVEEDIQIEREPIVNKERETGIFGGTARKKDGYRLTITNKSDKEKELTVIERIPTSTTEEITSKLLSINAKNKVHYTMRKEGQIEMKLTLAPDEMKEIEVLFELSYDKDLKVNY; this is encoded by the coding sequence ATGAAATTCACTACTTCTCTTAGCATACTACTTTTATCCGGAAGCATGAGCTATGCGTCTTCCCTTGCTGTCTACCAGGACCATACTTTTTACAGATTCATACCTAAAAACAATTTCATAGGCTTTTCCAAAGGGGTAAAAGCAAAGTGTGAAGGACGCACGCTCCCACTGGACATGAGTCTCAGTTGTCCTTCGGATGATAGATTATGTCAGGTTTTGAGTGGTTTGAAAGATGCAGAGCAGAAGGTAGAGGCTGTACGGCAAAACAGTAAGTTCCTGGGGCAACTTGCATCTCTTCCTCGACCTGCTACGGTTGATGCCGGTCTAATGATAGAGTCTGCAAAAGAGCTGGGAGAGGCACAGGCAAAACTTTTAAGAGAAGAGAAGGATCTGCGTCAAGAGGCAGAAATGAAAGAGAGAGTATTTGATAAACAGGCACCTGTCAGACTGGCAATAGAGACCGCCAAAAGATGCGATAAGGAGGTTGAACTTACCCTTCCTCACGGGTATGTCTCTTTTTCTACCGCCTATGAAGCCGATATCAACGATGAAAAAGAGGTACGGGTCACACAAACGCTCTCCATCACCAATAGAAGCGGTATCGATATAGAAGCAGAGCGTGCGATGTTCTATTATCGCTCCGCCCATCAAACTGTCTACCCGACACACTTTTATCCATGGATAGTCAGCAAGTATGAACCAAGGCCACCGATCGCAGTACAAAAAGCTATGAAAAAAAGAGCCCAAATGGATATGCTTATGAACACTGAACAAAGAGAGGTGCTGTCTGCACCGACAGTTTCCTATGAAGATGCCAGAGAGTATAAGGTAGAAAAACTTTTGTTGCCGTCGACCGGCGTACCCTTGGATGTCAAAGTACTCGAATGGAAAGCACCGCTCTCCTGTGAAGTCCGTGCCTACCCTTATACCGATACCAAAGCATTTCATGTCTGCTCTTTTGAACCGAAATATCAAATCGAACAGAACCAGTGGAAAGTAAAGTCTTCTGATGAAGTGATCAACGAAAAGGCACTTGGTGAGTACAGAGAGGGAAAATACGACCTGTACACAAAAGTAGAAGAAGATATTCAAATAGAGCGTGAGCCTATAGTCAACAAGGAACGCGAAACAGGTATATTTGGCGGTACTGCACGTAAAAAAGACGGCTATAGACTGACGATCACAAACAAGTCAGATAAGGAAAAAGAACTGACAGTGATCGAACGTATACCAACATCCACAACGGAAGAGATCACATCAAAACTGTTAAGTATCAATGCAAAGAATAAAGTACATTACACAATGCGTAAGGAGGGGCAGATAGAAATGAAACTTACGTTGGCACCTGATGAAATGAAAGAGATAGAAGTGTTGTTCGAACTATCGTATGATAAAGATCTAAAAGTGAATTATTAA
- a CDS encoding ABC transporter substrate-binding protein, translating to MKHLWIIYILLSLLLGGCTSTTKDHDEATAELTILSEEFFPLSFMENGNISGQATEVVRELMARTGTAGDIRILPWEEGLRAVQEKPNIALFSTTMTQKRKKQLQWVGPITVLDTNLYAVRGSGIRINTLEDARRVDRIATVADYYSEQMLKQEGFTNLKSHVNEKDAVQSLLRGEAQLMMGSNITLPAVLEKQQATMDALENVFTVSTDMTYISFSREIAPERVARWQEALDAMKRDGRFNEIYARWLPGEIPPGIVQLVTEEYPPITFMRDGRPAGFVTDMVREIAKRNAIPDNVRLTSWKNAYNMALLHPNVVLFSADRTPEREELFHWVGPVGRNSAILFAKKGSGIRITTLQEAREVGAIATTTDWFTEQYLKREGFTNLVSSKAPVDNVKQLMNGEVQLSIFTNLTIPEIVKEAGYSMDDLEPVYTVTHSDFYIAISRGTPAETVERWRNTLNELKRDGTFEKIYRSYLPQAELNDLIDER from the coding sequence ATGAAACATTTATGGATCATTTACATTCTGCTGTCGCTGCTACTGGGCGGCTGTACGAGTACGACGAAAGATCATGACGAGGCGACAGCGGAGCTGACCATCTTATCGGAAGAATTCTTCCCGCTCAGTTTCATGGAGAACGGGAATATCAGCGGTCAGGCCACCGAGGTGGTACGAGAGCTGATGGCGCGTACGGGCACAGCAGGCGACATCCGGATATTGCCCTGGGAAGAGGGGCTCCGGGCAGTGCAGGAGAAGCCGAATATAGCACTCTTCTCCACTACCATGACGCAAAAACGCAAGAAACAGCTGCAGTGGGTTGGCCCCATCACGGTACTGGATACCAATCTCTATGCCGTTCGCGGCAGCGGGATCCGTATTAACACATTGGAAGATGCCAGGCGGGTTGATCGGATAGCAACGGTTGCCGATTACTATTCCGAGCAGATGCTGAAGCAGGAGGGTTTTACCAACCTGAAAAGCCATGTGAACGAGAAGGATGCGGTACAAAGCCTGTTACGCGGTGAGGCGCAACTGATGATGGGGAGTAACATCACCCTCCCGGCGGTACTGGAAAAGCAGCAGGCCACGATGGATGCGCTTGAGAACGTCTTTACCGTCTCGACCGATATGACCTATATTTCCTTTTCCCGCGAGATCGCACCTGAACGGGTCGCCCGCTGGCAGGAAGCGTTGGATGCGATGAAGCGAGATGGGCGTTTCAATGAAATATATGCAAGATGGCTACCCGGTGAGATCCCACCGGGGATCGTCCAGCTGGTTACCGAGGAGTACCCGCCCATCACCTTTATGCGCGACGGCAGACCTGCCGGATTCGTTACCGATATGGTACGGGAGATAGCGAAGCGCAATGCGATCCCCGACAATGTCCGCCTCACCTCCTGGAAGAACGCCTACAATATGGCCCTGCTGCATCCGAACGTCGTCCTGTTCAGTGCGGATCGAACGCCCGAAAGGGAGGAGCTGTTCCACTGGGTCGGCCCAGTAGGCAGGAACAGCGCGATACTGTTTGCGAAAAAAGGTTCGGGGATCAGGATAACAACACTGCAGGAGGCCCGGGAGGTTGGAGCCATTGCCACCACTACAGATTGGTTCACAGAACAATACCTGAAGCGAGAGGGGTTCACCAACCTGGTCAGCTCCAAGGCACCCGTTGACAATGTCAAACAGCTCATGAACGGCGAAGTGCAGCTTTCGATCTTTACCAACCTCACGATTCCTGAAATCGTGAAAGAAGCCGGCTACAGCATGGATGACCTGGAGCCGGTATACACTGTCACCCATTCCGATTTCTATATCGCCATCTCCCGGGGGACCCCGGCGGAAACCGTCGAACGGTGGCGGAACACCCTAAACGAACTGAAACGGGACGGGACATTCGAGAAGATCTACCGGAGCTATCTGCCGCAGGCGGAGTTAAATGATCTGATTGACGAGAGGTGA
- the lepB gene encoding signal peptidase I, whose translation MKKFIQASGRFASSWTGTIIIVLFLIFFVAQSFVIPSGSMKRTQLIGDFLFAKKFSYGIPTPHLPWLEIPLLPDFNGNGHLIEGPRPQREDIVIFRYPKNHKIHYVKRCVAVGGDEILYANEKLLIHFHEGDAYIKANYPADKIVSLRGKLWVENPYISKYPGIQYAPEGVNIFESLLQYYAYNKEIDMVPVYVDALDTPTYEIAGKGVNALYAKVDEDHFYMIGDNRDNSNDSRFWGAVPYKLIVGKPWLNYMSLEHRSYESVLNGDEYGSGKDNARLKRLCGDIAIESQACEDLWNKQRFTVRWGRIGRRIETIQTEQPIE comes from the coding sequence ATGAAAAAGTTTATACAAGCTTCAGGCCGTTTTGCCAGTTCATGGACCGGAACGATCATTATCGTACTGTTTCTCATCTTCTTTGTTGCGCAATCTTTTGTCATCCCTTCAGGCTCGATGAAAAGAACACAGCTGATCGGTGACTTTTTATTTGCCAAGAAGTTTTCCTACGGGATCCCTACCCCGCACCTGCCATGGCTGGAGATCCCCCTTTTACCTGATTTTAACGGAAATGGACACCTGATAGAAGGTCCTAGACCTCAAAGAGAAGATATCGTTATTTTCCGTTATCCAAAAAACCACAAGATACACTACGTCAAGCGTTGTGTGGCTGTAGGCGGAGATGAAATACTCTATGCCAATGAAAAACTGCTGATCCACTTCCATGAAGGTGATGCGTATATCAAAGCAAATTATCCTGCCGATAAGATCGTCTCACTCAGAGGCAAGCTTTGGGTAGAAAACCCTTATATATCAAAATATCCGGGTATCCAGTATGCGCCTGAAGGTGTCAATATCTTTGAGTCCCTTCTGCAATACTATGCATACAACAAAGAGATCGATATGGTACCTGTCTATGTGGATGCGCTTGATACACCCACCTATGAGATCGCTGGAAAAGGTGTCAATGCGCTCTATGCAAAAGTAGATGAGGACCACTTCTATATGATCGGTGATAACCGGGACAACTCCAATGACAGTCGTTTTTGGGGTGCTGTTCCGTATAAACTGATCGTAGGAAAGCCTTGGTTGAACTACATGAGTTTGGAGCACCGTTCGTATGAGAGTGTACTCAACGGTGATGAATACGGCAGTGGAAAGGACAATGCAAGACTGAAACGTTTATGCGGTGATATAGCCATAGAGTCTCAGGCATGTGAAGATCTCTGGAACAAACAACGCTTTACAGTTCGATGGGGACGTATAGGAAGACGTATTGAAACCATACAAACAGAACAACCTATAGAATAA
- a CDS encoding cytochrome c: MRLLWILLPLMAWGQEDFISHYEYGEMLYANPRGVSCSQCHGKSGEGQTIVEYRDIHGKQALRGSDIRRDSLDDMIKAVNTYHKVMPRYYLTNEEVKAIYDYLQKKNKAYLSQFTESNSTE, encoded by the coding sequence ATGAGACTATTATGGATATTACTGCCTTTAATGGCATGGGGACAAGAAGATTTTATTTCACACTATGAGTATGGTGAAATGCTCTATGCAAACCCCAGAGGTGTAAGCTGTTCACAATGTCATGGAAAAAGCGGTGAAGGCCAGACCATTGTCGAATATCGGGATATACACGGAAAACAGGCTTTAAGAGGCTCAGATATACGCAGGGACTCACTCGATGACATGATCAAAGCAGTCAATACGTATCATAAGGTCATGCCCCGTTATTATTTGACCAATGAAGAGGTCAAAGCGATCTATGATTATCTGCAAAAGAAAAACAAAGCATACCTGTCACAATTCACAGAGAGTAACAGTACAGAATAA
- a CDS encoding GlsB/YeaQ/YmgE family stress response membrane protein produces the protein MDIMSLIIFLAIGALVGWLAGLLVKGRGFGIIGNMIVGIVGAVLGGYIFGLLGITTGGILGAIVMAVIGAVILLYIISILKKA, from the coding sequence ATGGATATCATGAGTCTTATCATATTTTTAGCGATCGGTGCACTGGTAGGCTGGCTTGCCGGCCTACTAGTGAAAGGAAGAGGATTTGGTATCATAGGCAATATGATCGTTGGGATCGTCGGTGCTGTATTGGGTGGCTACATATTCGGCTTGCTTGGCATAACAACTGGCGGTATATTGGGCGCTATCGTTATGGCCGTCATTGGTGCTGTGATCCTGTTGTATATTATCAGCATACTGAAGAAGGCCTAG
- the folD gene encoding bifunctional methylenetetrahydrofolate dehydrogenase/methenyltetrahydrofolate cyclohydrolase FolD has translation MQLIDGKSLAKKVQTTVAAEVAQLKQEKNIVPGLAVILVGDDPASHAYVKMKAKACENVGFYSITHNMPDTISQDEIIATIEMMNNNPRIDGILVQLPLPKHIDTDKILEVIDPKKDVDGFHAYNVGRLVTGLDSFVACTPLGVMKMFEEYEIDLRGKDVCVVGASNIVGKPMASLLLNAEATVTITHIHTKDLKAHTSQADIVVVGVGVPGLIKEDMVKEGAIVIDIGINRIEDGSLVGDVDFKNVSPKCSYITPVPGGVGPMTIAMLLSNTLKSAKARA, from the coding sequence ATGCAACTCATCGATGGTAAATCCTTAGCCAAGAAAGTGCAAACCACAGTAGCGGCTGAAGTCGCACAACTCAAACAAGAAAAGAATATCGTTCCGGGACTTGCAGTGATCCTCGTTGGTGATGATCCTGCCAGTCATGCGTATGTTAAAATGAAAGCTAAAGCGTGTGAGAATGTAGGATTTTACTCTATCACACACAATATGCCTGACACGATCAGTCAAGATGAGATCATAGCAACCATAGAGATGATGAACAACAACCCTCGTATAGATGGTATCTTGGTGCAGCTTCCATTGCCTAAACATATAGATACGGACAAGATACTAGAAGTCATAGACCCGAAAAAAGATGTGGATGGTTTCCATGCGTATAATGTCGGACGTCTGGTTACAGGACTTGACAGTTTTGTGGCATGTACACCGCTTGGTGTGATGAAAATGTTCGAAGAGTACGAGATCGACCTGAGAGGCAAAGATGTATGTGTCGTAGGTGCAAGCAACATCGTCGGTAAGCCTATGGCTTCCCTCCTTCTCAATGCAGAAGCAACCGTGACCATTACCCACATCCATACCAAGGACCTCAAAGCACATACGAGCCAGGCTGATATCGTGGTCGTGGGTGTAGGTGTTCCCGGGCTTATCAAAGAGGATATGGTAAAAGAAGGTGCCATCGTGATCGACATCGGTATCAACCGCATAGAAGACGGTTCACTGGTAGGTGATGTAGACTTTAAAAACGTAAGCCCGAAATGTTCCTACATCACTCCTGTACCGGGCGGTGTAGGTCCTATGACCATAGCGATGCTTTTAAGCAATACACTTAAATCCGCAAAAGCCAGAGCATAA
- a CDS encoding heavy metal-binding domain-containing protein, with protein MTVTTTETLPEHFKIKSMFSMIEITHKIQISQKGWIKGFLERKRDEHQEALDKLIENAPAEANAIIGVKHSTTTHTFPEGTFLFITYIGTPVVLEEKKV; from the coding sequence ATGACAGTAACAACAACGGAAACCCTACCGGAACATTTCAAAATCAAATCCATGTTTTCTATGATCGAAATTACGCATAAGATCCAGATATCTCAAAAAGGATGGATCAAAGGTTTTTTGGAAAGAAAACGTGATGAGCATCAGGAAGCACTTGATAAGTTGATCGAAAATGCTCCTGCTGAAGCCAATGCAATCATCGGTGTCAAACACAGTACAACAACCCATACATTTCCAGAAGGAACTTTCCTGTTTATCACCTATATAGGAACACCTGTAGTTCTTGAAGAAAAAAAGGTATAA
- the rpiB gene encoding ribose 5-phosphate isomerase B, with product MKKFYIATDHAGYALKAHIKEFVTSLGHEIVDLGPDSADRVDYPDFAKKCAHAVLEDKGSFGILVCGTGIGISIAANKVPGIRAALCHDHYTAKLTRQHNDANILCFGERVVGKGVMEDMIEVFANTEFEGGRHAGRVEKIEGCSFGSDLG from the coding sequence GTGAAAAAATTTTACATTGCAACTGACCATGCCGGGTATGCGCTTAAAGCCCATATAAAAGAGTTTGTGACTTCTTTAGGTCATGAGATCGTTGATCTTGGTCCAGACTCTGCAGACAGAGTGGACTACCCCGATTTTGCAAAAAAATGTGCCCATGCGGTCCTTGAAGACAAAGGCAGTTTCGGTATCCTGGTCTGCGGTACAGGCATAGGTATCAGCATCGCTGCGAACAAAGTACCCGGTATCCGTGCGGCGCTCTGCCATGACCACTATACCGCTAAACTGACAAGACAGCATAACGATGCGAACATCCTTTGTTTTGGTGAACGTGTGGTAGGTAAAGGCGTCATGGAAGATATGATCGAAGTGTTTGCAAACACTGAATTTGAAGGCGGCAGACATGCAGGTCGTGTAGAGAAGATAGAAGGGTGTTCTTTTGGGAGTGATTTAGGGTAA
- a CDS encoding DUF502 domain-containing protein → MKSNNTIKHFINTMIQGLFWLLPIVATIIIISWLYTKIELLLAGLFRLIGFIPEKNLFLWEVLAIFVFLITLYILGHLARTKLANLFEYLFSKIPGYTTIRELVGIFNSSKKGKNQVLVVAVKGFGNEGYNIGLMYSQKESIIKDHYTITLSMSPIPNGGFMFEVHKEKIYVIDNATFDNNLQYLLSMGVKSFAEILRIEPKNVDEFTPLCEWIKKNAS, encoded by the coding sequence ATGAAATCCAACAACACGATAAAACACTTCATCAACACGATGATCCAGGGGCTCTTCTGGCTTTTACCGATCGTTGCCACCATCATCATCATTTCATGGCTTTATACAAAGATAGAACTTTTACTGGCTGGATTGTTTAGGCTTATTGGTTTCATACCGGAAAAGAATTTATTTTTATGGGAAGTCTTGGCCATATTTGTTTTTTTGATCACACTGTACATACTTGGGCATCTTGCACGGACAAAACTTGCAAACCTCTTTGAATACCTCTTTTCAAAAATACCCGGATACACCACGATCAGAGAGCTTGTAGGTATTTTCAACTCTTCCAAAAAAGGTAAGAACCAGGTCCTGGTCGTAGCCGTCAAAGGGTTTGGAAATGAAGGGTACAACATAGGTCTTATGTATTCACAAAAAGAGAGTATCATCAAGGACCACTACACCATTACCCTCTCTATGTCGCCCATACCCAACGGTGGATTTATGTTTGAAGTCCATAAAGAGAAGATCTATGTCATCGACAATGCCACATTTGACAACAATCTGCAGTACCTCCTCTCTATGGGGGTAAAAAGTTTTGCCGAGATCCTAAGGATTGAACCGAAAAATGTTGACGAGTTCACCCCGCTTTGTGAATGGATCAAAAAGAATGCATCATAG
- a CDS encoding cold-shock protein, with translation MATLVNGTVKWFNDEKGYGFIQQENGGDDVFVHFRQVNNEGGGRVTLAEGQAVTFEVGEGQKGPQAENVTPL, from the coding sequence ATGGCAACATTAGTAAACGGAACTGTTAAATGGTTCAACGATGAAAAAGGTTACGGTTTTATTCAACAAGAGAATGGTGGAGATGATGTATTCGTACACTTCCGTCAAGTGAATAATGAAGGTGGTGGTCGTGTGACTCTCGCTGAAGGTCAAGCAGTAACATTTGAAGTTGGTGAAGGTCAAAAAGGCCCACAAGCTGAGAACGTAACTCCACTCTAG
- a CDS encoding NAD(+) synthase: MYGYYRVASAVNKTIVGNPAKNAEEIIKLIQDAHAKEVSVVVFPELTLTGYTASDLLLNQTLIASQNEKLSYLLQHTEAFNTIAIIGMALLEADRLYNCAAVLQSGKILGIIPKSYLPNKKEFYEKRQFVSGRDITRTTTQLLGEEIPFGVDLLFSDAKEMTFGVEICEDLWAVTPPSNHMASNGANLLFNLSASNELIGKAEYREELVRTQSGRCIAAYVYSSAGVGESTTDTVFGGHAIISEYGSTLVQNERFSLKNTLITADVDLERLRWLRLNESSYSDGRRKKTRTIIVETLPEMTALDRAINPMPFVPSRFDEKKHRCDEIVQIQAHGLIKRMSHAHIKKAVIGISGGLDSTLALLSTHRAYEIMGWDVADIIAVTMPGFGTTSRTKSNAVKLCEALGVTLKTIDITDISHKEFEAIEHDVNEHSVTYENVQARARTSILMNMANKEGGLVIGTGDLSEIALGWSTYNGDHMSMYALNSGIPKTLIQYVIEYYKSNASITDIIDDILDTPISPELLPHNEDEIVQETETIVGPYELHDFFLYHFIKYGAKPTKIRFLAGLAFEGKYDEATITKWLTLFLKRFFTQQFKRSCIPDGPKVGMISLSPRADWKMASDADVEIWLAELER; encoded by the coding sequence ATGTACGGATATTATAGAGTTGCATCGGCTGTGAACAAGACCATCGTAGGGAACCCTGCAAAAAATGCCGAAGAGATCATCAAACTTATCCAAGATGCACACGCCAAAGAGGTTAGTGTCGTTGTATTTCCGGAGCTGACGCTTACAGGATACACTGCCAGTGACCTCCTTCTCAATCAAACACTCATCGCTTCACAAAATGAGAAGCTCTCGTATCTACTGCAACATACGGAAGCGTTCAATACCATTGCGATCATCGGTATGGCGCTGCTTGAAGCGGACAGGCTCTACAACTGTGCGGCAGTGCTTCAAAGCGGGAAGATCCTGGGGATCATACCTAAAAGCTATCTGCCGAACAAAAAAGAGTTCTATGAGAAACGTCAATTTGTCTCTGGACGGGATATCACAAGAACCACTACACAACTTTTAGGAGAGGAGATACCTTTCGGGGTGGACCTGCTTTTCAGTGATGCCAAAGAGATGACTTTCGGAGTGGAGATCTGTGAAGACCTTTGGGCTGTGACACCTCCTAGCAACCATATGGCAAGCAATGGTGCCAACCTGCTTTTTAACCTTTCGGCAAGTAACGAACTCATAGGCAAAGCCGAATATCGCGAAGAGCTGGTGCGGACACAGAGCGGTCGCTGTATAGCCGCTTATGTCTACAGTTCTGCCGGTGTGGGTGAATCCACCACCGATACCGTGTTTGGAGGGCATGCGATCATCTCCGAATATGGGTCTACTCTGGTCCAGAATGAGCGTTTCAGTCTGAAGAACACCCTGATCACAGCAGACGTGGACCTGGAGCGTCTAAGATGGCTGAGACTCAATGAATCGAGCTACTCTGACGGCAGACGTAAAAAAACACGAACCATCATCGTGGAAACCCTGCCGGAGATGACTGCGCTTGACCGTGCTATCAACCCTATGCCATTTGTCCCTTCACGTTTTGATGAGAAAAAGCACCGTTGTGACGAGATCGTTCAGATCCAGGCCCATGGACTCATCAAACGTATGAGTCATGCACATATCAAGAAAGCCGTGATAGGTATCTCAGGCGGACTCGACTCTACACTTGCCCTGCTCTCCACACACAGGGCCTATGAGATCATGGGATGGGATGTTGCTGATATCATCGCGGTGACCATGCCTGGATTCGGAACAACGAGCCGTACCAAGTCCAATGCGGTCAAACTTTGTGAAGCCTTAGGTGTGACATTGAAAACCATAGATATCACCGATATTTCTCATAAAGAGTTCGAAGCCATAGAACACGATGTCAATGAACACAGTGTTACCTATGAGAATGTACAGGCACGTGCGAGAACATCGATACTGATGAACATGGCCAACAAAGAAGGCGGGCTTGTCATCGGTACGGGCGACCTGAGTGAGATCGCCCTTGGCTGGTCCACCTACAATGGTGACCACATGAGTATGTATGCCTTAAATTCCGGTATACCCAAAACACTGATCCAGTATGTGATCGAGTATTATAAATCCAATGCATCCATCACGGATATTATCGATGATATCCTGGATACACCCATAAGCCCTGAATTGCTCCCGCACAATGAGGATGAGATCGTACAGGAGACAGAAACGATCGTAGGTCCTTATGAATTGCATGATTTCTTTCTTTACCACTTTATCAAGTACGGTGCCAAACCGACGAAGATACGTTTCCTGGCCGGTTTGGCCTTTGAGGGGAAATATGATGAAGCGACCATTACCAAATGGCTCACACTCTTTTTGAAACGTTTCTTCACCCAGCAGTTCAAACGTTCATGCATACCTGATGGACCCAAAGTAGGTATGATCTCTTTAAGTCCGAGGGCAGATTGGAAGATGGCCAGTGATGCAGATGTTGAGATCTGGCTAGCGGAGTTAGAGAGATGA
- a CDS encoding peptidylprolyl isomerase — translation MFGRETKRYDIVQSVMDTYNYAKFTTSKGVIWAKLFKDDAPNTVANFAHLAETGFYNGLKFHRVIPGFMAQGGCPYSKDNPAMAGTGGPGWQIDCETDTSTHPHRRGTLSMAHAGPNTGGSQFFITFVATPHLDGVHTVFGAIDEDDTESFMVLDQIQQNDDIISIEVVESRD, via the coding sequence ATGTTTGGAAGAGAAACAAAAAGATACGATATCGTTCAATCTGTAATGGATACATACAACTACGCTAAATTCACCACTTCTAAAGGGGTGATCTGGGCTAAGCTTTTTAAAGATGATGCACCTAACACGGTTGCGAACTTCGCTCACCTTGCAGAAACCGGATTCTATAACGGTCTGAAATTTCACAGAGTGATCCCTGGGTTTATGGCACAGGGTGGTTGTCCGTATTCTAAAGACAATCCGGCTATGGCTGGTACAGGTGGACCAGGATGGCAGATCGACTGTGAAACGGATACAAGTACGCATCCACACAGAAGAGGGACACTCTCTATGGCACACGCAGGACCGAACACAGGTGGAAGCCAATTCTTCATCACTTTTGTAGCAACGCCACACCTTGACGGTGTTCACACAGTATTTGGTGCGATCGACGAAGACGATACGGAAAGTTTCATGGTGCTGGACCAGATCCAACAAAATGATGACATCATCAGTATTGAAGTGGTTGAATCAAGAGATTAA
- the pyrF gene encoding orotidine-5'-phosphate decarboxylase, which yields MELCVALDLPSAEENLALAESLKSYNVWMKVGFRAYIRDGKPFIEALKAINPDFKIFLDLKLYDIPNTMADAAEEIAKLGVNMFNIHASAGAVAMKTVMERLASYENRPLVLAVTALTSFDEANFQSIYEKSIDEKAEQFAKMSYENGLDGVVCSTFESRAIKNATSEKFLTLCPGIRPFGEDAGDQQRVATLDLANEEGVDYPVVGRPIYKDSDPQSKVEEILKVISTF from the coding sequence ATGGAACTATGCGTAGCACTTGATCTGCCGTCAGCTGAAGAGAATTTGGCCCTAGCTGAGTCACTCAAATCGTACAATGTTTGGATGAAAGTAGGATTTCGTGCCTACATCCGTGACGGGAAACCTTTTATAGAAGCACTCAAAGCGATCAATCCTGATTTCAAGATATTTTTAGACCTCAAACTTTACGATATCCCCAACACTATGGCAGATGCAGCAGAAGAGATCGCCAAACTCGGCGTCAACATGTTCAACATCCATGCCTCGGCAGGGGCTGTCGCTATGAAAACAGTGATGGAGAGACTGGCATCTTATGAAAACCGTCCATTGGTACTGGCTGTGACCGCACTGACCTCATTTGATGAAGCGAACTTCCAGAGCATCTACGAAAAAAGCATAGACGAAAAAGCGGAGCAGTTCGCAAAAATGAGTTATGAAAACGGTTTGGACGGTGTGGTATGTTCTACCTTTGAGAGCAGGGCCATTAAAAATGCTACGTCAGAGAAATTCCTGACGCTCTGTCCTGGCATCAGGCCTTTCGGTGAAGATGCCGGAGATCAGCAGCGTGTGGCGACGCTGGATCTTGCAAATGAAGAAGGAGTAGACTACCCTGTTGTAGGAAGACCTATCTATAAAGACAGTGACCCGCAAAGTAAAGTAGAAGAGATCCTCAAAGTCATTTCTACTTTTTGA